CTCCTTACTGGACATGCTAAACCTCCTTTACTTCGTATAAACACCGATGACATCTTGAAGATTATACTGAATCGCATTAATAATCGCTGCAGCAATATTAGAGCCTCCCTTACGGCCTAAGCCGCAAATACTAGGAATATTGGACTCATGCAAGTCCTGCTTAGATTCTGCTGCTCCAACAAAGCCAACCGGTACTCCAACAAGCGCTACAACATCCTGAAGACTTCCCTCATCCAACATTTCCATAATACGATAAATCGCTGTCGGTGCATTTCCAATGACAAAAGTTTTAGGTCCGGAAATCTGAGCAGCAATCTCAATCGCTGCCATCGAACGCGTCATATTTTTTTGTTCAGCTAATTCAAATGTTTCTGGATTATTCACGAAGCACTCATAACGACAGCCATACTTATCTAATATTTTCTTGTTAATACCTGATAACCCCATATTGGTATCAGTAATAATTGTCCCTCCATTTTGGATAAGTTCTTGAATTTTTATATCTGCCTCTCCAGTAATCTGAAGATTCTCCATATAATCATAATCCGCGCTAGTATGAATACAACGTTTGACGATATCTTCCTCCAACTTAGAGCGGAATTGATGCTCAGGAAAATCTCGTTCAATTTCTTTACTAATTATTTCGAAGCTACGCTCTGTAATATTCTGTGGCTTACGAATGTATGTCATTATTATT
This region of Suicoccus acidiformans genomic DNA includes:
- a CDS encoding cobalt-precorrin-8 methylmutase, whose product is MTYIRKPQNITERSFEIISKEIERDFPEHQFRSKLEEDIVKRCIHTSADYDYMENLQITGEADIKIQELIQNGGTIITDTNMGLSGINKKILDKYGCRYECFVNNPETFELAEQKNMTRSMAAIEIAAQISGPKTFVIGNAPTAIYRIMEMLDEGSLQDVVALVGVPVGFVGAAESKQDLHESNIPSICGLGRKGGSNIAAAIINAIQYNLQDVIGVYTK